ACCCGGTGCGGGTACTGCTCGCGGACGACGAGCACCTGATCCGCGGCGCCCTGGCCGCGCTGCTGGCGCTGGAGGACGACCTGACGGTGGTCGCCGAGGCGGCCTCCGGGCCGGAGGCGCTGGCGATGGCCGCCGCGCACCGCCCGGACGTGGCGGTGCTGGACCTCCAGATGCCGGGCCTGGACGGCCTGGAGGTGGCGGCCGAGCTGCGCCACCGGCTGCCGGAGTGCCGGGTGATGATCGTGACCGGGCACGGCCGCCCGGGCTACCTGAAGCGGGCGCTGGAGGTCGGGGTGCGCGGCTTCCTGCCCAAGACGGTCTCCGCCTCCGACCTGGCCGGCATCATCCGCACCGTCCGG
The window above is part of the Kitasatospora sp. NA04385 genome. Proteins encoded here:
- a CDS encoding response regulator transcription factor, encoding MTDPVRVLLADDEHLIRGALAALLALEDDLTVVAEAASGPEALAMAAAHRPDVAVLDLQMPGLDGLEVAAELRHRLPECRVMIVTGHGRPGYLKRALEVGVRGFLPKTVSASDLAGIIRTVRAGGRYVDPELAAEAISAGDSPLTPRETDVLELAADGSSVAEIAERAALSPGTVRNYLSSAAGKLGAENRHAAVRIAREHGWL